A genome region from Streptosporangiales bacterium includes the following:
- a CDS encoding adenosine deaminase has protein sequence MTATPTPATIASAPKALLHDHLDGGLRPVTIVELARDVRHPLPAYDANALRDWFTEAANARTLERYLETFDHTVACMQTAESLQRVAAECAEDLAADGVVYAEVRFAPEQHLQTGLTLDGVVAAVLRGFDEGRARARAAGREITIGTLLTAMRHTARSLEIAELAVRWREEGVVGFDIAGAERGYPPSRHLDAFDHVREANGNVTIHAGEGFGVRSIWEALQICGAHRLGHGVRIVDDIAEEPDGEPMLGRLASYVRDKRVPLEMCPASNVQTGAAKSIEDHPIGLLRQLHFRVTVNTDNRLMSGTSMTDELASLVRAFGYDWDDLRWLTVNALKSAFIPFDERLALINDVVKPAYAELGARS, from the coding sequence ATGACAGCAACACCGACGCCGGCAACGATCGCCAGCGCACCCAAGGCGCTGCTGCACGACCACCTGGACGGCGGCCTGCGGCCGGTGACCATCGTCGAGCTCGCCCGCGACGTCCGGCACCCACTGCCCGCGTACGACGCGAACGCGCTGCGCGACTGGTTCACCGAGGCGGCGAACGCGCGCACGCTGGAACGGTACCTGGAGACGTTCGACCACACGGTCGCCTGCATGCAGACGGCGGAGAGCCTGCAGCGGGTCGCGGCGGAGTGCGCCGAGGACCTCGCCGCCGACGGCGTGGTCTACGCCGAGGTGCGGTTCGCGCCCGAGCAACACCTGCAAACCGGGCTGACCCTGGACGGCGTCGTCGCCGCCGTGCTCAGGGGGTTCGACGAGGGTCGGGCGCGCGCCCGCGCCGCCGGCAGGGAGATCACCATCGGCACGCTGCTGACCGCCATGCGGCACACGGCCCGGTCGCTGGAGATCGCCGAGCTCGCCGTGCGGTGGCGCGAGGAGGGCGTCGTCGGCTTCGACATCGCGGGCGCGGAACGCGGTTACCCGCCGAGCCGGCACCTGGACGCGTTCGACCACGTGCGGGAGGCGAACGGCAACGTCACCATCCACGCCGGCGAGGGCTTCGGCGTGCGGTCGATCTGGGAGGCGCTGCAGATCTGCGGCGCGCACCGGCTCGGCCACGGCGTCCGCATCGTCGACGACATCGCCGAGGAGCCGGACGGCGAGCCGATGCTCGGGCGCCTCGCCTCGTACGTGCGCGACAAGCGGGTGCCGCTCGAGATGTGCCCGGCCTCGAACGTGCAGACGGGCGCGGCCAAGTCGATCGAGGACCACCCGATCGGCCTGCTGCGGCAGCTGCACTTCCGGGTCACGGTGAACACCGACAACCGGCTGATGAGCGGCACCAGCATGACCGACGAGCTGGCCTCGCTCGTACGCGCGTTCGGCTACGACTGGGACGACCTGCGCTGGCTGACGGTGAACGCGCTGAAGAGTGCCTTCATCCCGTTCGACGAACGGCTCGCGCTGATCAACGACGTCGTCAAGCCGGCCTACGCAGAGCTCGGCGCCCGGTCCTGA
- a CDS encoding glutamate 5-kinase codes for MRDDVAQANRLVVKVGSSSLTTKDGGLDQARLAGLVEVLAKHRMAGTEVVLVSSGAIAAGLAPLRLTRRPRDLATQQAAASVGQGLLLARYTAEFERFGLRVGQVLLTVDDVTRRQHYRNAHRAFARLLDLGTVPVVNENDTVATQEIKFGDNDRLAALVAHLVHADALVLLSDVDSLYDGDPRRPGTKPIETVKSVTELRNVRAGRGSASGLGSGGMATKVEAAAIATSAGIPVVLTSSERAGAALDGERVGTYFTVTGRRQPTRLLWLRHATEPRGKLLLDDGAVAAVVERRTSLLPAGVVAVEGGFVAGDPVDLCTRDGVPVARGLVNYAADELPALLGRSTRWLARELGAEYEREVVHRDGLVILRKAPDHG; via the coding sequence ATGAGGGACGACGTCGCCCAGGCGAACCGCCTGGTGGTGAAGGTCGGCTCGTCGTCGCTGACCACCAAGGACGGCGGTCTCGACCAGGCCAGGTTGGCCGGGCTCGTGGAGGTGCTCGCGAAGCACCGGATGGCCGGGACGGAGGTGGTGCTGGTCTCGTCGGGCGCGATCGCCGCGGGCCTTGCCCCGCTGCGCCTGACCAGGCGCCCACGGGACCTCGCGACCCAGCAGGCGGCGGCGAGCGTCGGGCAGGGGCTGCTGCTGGCGCGCTACACCGCCGAGTTCGAGCGGTTCGGCCTGCGCGTCGGCCAGGTGCTGCTGACCGTCGACGACGTCACCCGCAGGCAGCACTACCGCAACGCGCACCGCGCGTTCGCCCGGCTGCTCGACCTCGGCACGGTGCCGGTGGTGAACGAGAACGACACGGTCGCCACGCAGGAGATCAAGTTCGGCGACAACGACCGGCTCGCGGCGCTCGTCGCTCACCTGGTGCACGCGGACGCCCTCGTCCTGCTCTCCGACGTGGACAGCCTCTACGACGGCGACCCGCGGCGCCCTGGCACGAAGCCGATCGAGACGGTCAAGTCGGTGACGGAGCTGCGCAACGTACGGGCCGGTCGCGGCAGCGCCTCCGGGCTGGGCAGCGGCGGGATGGCCACCAAGGTGGAGGCCGCCGCGATCGCCACGTCCGCAGGGATCCCCGTCGTGCTGACCTCGTCGGAACGGGCCGGTGCAGCCCTCGACGGCGAGCGGGTGGGCACGTACTTCACGGTGACCGGGCGCCGGCAGCCCACCCGGCTGCTGTGGCTGCGGCACGCCACCGAGCCCCGCGGCAAGCTGCTGCTCGACGACGGCGCGGTCGCGGCGGTCGTGGAGCGGCGTACGTCGCTGCTGCCGGCCGGCGTGGTGGCGGTGGAGGGCGGTTTCGTCGCCGGCGACCCGGTGGACCTCTGCACCCGCGACGGCGTGCCGGTCGCGCGCGGCCTGGTGAACTACGCCGCCGACGAGCTCCCTGCGCTGCTCGGCCGGTCCACCCGCTGGCTGGCCAGGGAGCTCGGCGCGGAGTACGAACGCGAGGTCGTGCACCGCGACGGCCTCGTCATCTTGCGGAAGGCACCGGACCATGGCTGA
- a CDS encoding transcriptional regulator, with translation MPRARRQQGEPGDPALALFDVLGQRWALRVLWELRDDPLTYRAIANRIPGLSTSVLTTRLRELRAASLVEHEARSGYRLSPDGRSLLNQLTALAEWARQANFTAPRRRS, from the coding sequence ATGCCGCGGGCCAGACGCCAGCAGGGCGAGCCTGGCGATCCCGCGCTTGCCCTGTTCGACGTGCTCGGCCAACGGTGGGCTCTTCGGGTGCTCTGGGAGCTGCGTGACGATCCGCTGACCTACCGCGCTATTGCCAACCGGATACCTGGCTTGTCCACCAGCGTTCTGACGACCCGGTTGCGGGAGCTGCGCGCCGCCTCTTTGGTCGAGCACGAGGCGCGATCCGGCTACCGGCTCAGCCCTGACGGTCGGAGCCTGCTGAACCAACTCACGGCACTTGCTGAGTGGGCGCGACAAGCCAACTTCACCGCACCGAGACGCCGATCCTGA
- a CDS encoding TIGR03767 family metallophosphoesterase produces MGVRLSRRELGRAALAAAVAGAGITAFPARTVRAAPVQRAAGSTLDRTFRLGGPGAGGYRSIVAALGEPHLLRADPGGRAVEARFANRRTLVAFAQFTDVHLTDVQSPARVEFLDRYNDTDLATAALVPFAAAYRPQELLAAQAAESMVRAVRNLGAGPAGGAPLAFAVTTGDGVDNAQYNELRWLIDLFDGEPVRPDSGDTSRYEGVMDEVGYDERYWHPHGTPPSRRDDLPRRTYGYPVAPGLLDAARRPFRAHGLPCPWYSVFGNHDALVQGNVAPNAVFGAVAIGSAKVTGLSERTDPVELARLLERGDERAGKLLSQGPARPVTPDPRRRLLTRGQIVEEHFRTTGRPGGHGFTRTNLRAGTAYYTFDAGQVRCVSLDTTNDVGPDGSLDADQFDWLERVLAAGNSRYLDADGNLVTHQVTDRVFVVFSHHSVATMTNPLPRDAERPRVLGPAVRDLLLRFPNVVAWVNGHTHANLVTGYARPADSPLTGGFWEITTASHVDWPQQSRVVELLDNRDGTVSVVCTMLDADAPASYGGRLDSPRRLAALARELAGNDWQERTTEPGLAGRLGHAEDRNVELLVPRVRTGRRALRRPA; encoded by the coding sequence GTGGGTGTGCGGCTCAGTCGGCGGGAGTTGGGCAGGGCGGCACTCGCCGCGGCGGTCGCGGGTGCCGGGATCACCGCGTTCCCGGCCCGTACGGTACGGGCCGCGCCGGTGCAGCGGGCAGCTGGCAGCACGCTGGACCGTACGTTCAGGCTCGGCGGCCCCGGCGCGGGTGGCTACCGCTCGATCGTCGCCGCGCTCGGTGAGCCGCACCTGCTGCGCGCCGACCCGGGTGGCCGCGCGGTGGAGGCGAGGTTCGCGAACCGGCGTACGTTGGTCGCGTTCGCGCAGTTCACCGACGTCCACCTGACGGACGTGCAGTCGCCGGCGCGGGTGGAGTTCCTCGACCGCTACAACGACACCGACCTGGCGACCGCCGCGCTGGTGCCGTTCGCGGCCGCGTACCGCCCGCAGGAGCTGCTCGCGGCGCAGGCGGCGGAGTCGATGGTCCGTGCCGTGCGCAACCTGGGGGCCGGCCCGGCCGGCGGTGCGCCGCTCGCGTTCGCCGTCACCACCGGCGACGGCGTCGACAACGCCCAGTACAACGAGCTGCGCTGGCTGATCGACCTGTTCGACGGGGAGCCGGTGCGGCCGGACTCCGGCGACACCTCACGCTACGAGGGCGTGATGGACGAGGTCGGCTACGACGAGCGCTACTGGCACCCGCACGGCACGCCGCCGTCGCGCCGCGACGACCTGCCGCGGCGCACGTACGGCTACCCGGTGGCGCCCGGCCTGCTCGACGCCGCGCGCCGGCCGTTCCGCGCGCACGGCCTACCGTGCCCCTGGTACTCGGTGTTCGGCAACCACGACGCGCTCGTGCAGGGCAACGTCGCGCCGAACGCCGTGTTCGGCGCGGTGGCGATCGGGTCGGCGAAGGTGACCGGCCTGAGCGAGCGCACCGACCCGGTGGAGCTGGCGCGGCTGCTCGAGCGCGGCGACGAGCGGGCCGGCAAGCTGCTGTCGCAGGGGCCGGCGCGGCCGGTCACGCCGGACCCGCGGCGCCGGTTGTTGACCCGCGGCCAGATCGTCGAGGAGCACTTCCGCACCACCGGCCGACCCGGCGGGCACGGCTTCACCCGGACGAACCTCAGGGCAGGCACGGCGTACTACACGTTCGACGCCGGGCAGGTGCGCTGCGTCAGCCTCGACACCACCAACGACGTCGGCCCGGACGGCTCGCTGGACGCCGACCAGTTCGACTGGCTGGAGCGCGTGCTTGCCGCCGGCAACAGCAGGTACCTGGATGCGGACGGAAACCTGGTCACGCACCAGGTGACCGACCGGGTGTTCGTGGTGTTCAGCCACCACAGCGTCGCGACCATGACGAACCCGCTGCCGCGAGACGCGGAGCGCCCACGGGTGCTCGGACCGGCCGTACGCGACCTGCTGCTGCGGTTCCCGAACGTGGTCGCCTGGGTGAACGGGCACACGCACGCGAACCTGGTGACCGGCTACGCGCGGCCGGCGGACAGCCCGCTCACCGGCGGGTTCTGGGAGATCACCACTGCGTCGCACGTCGACTGGCCGCAGCAGAGCCGGGTGGTCGAGCTGCTCGACAACCGCGACGGGACCGTCTCCGTGGTGTGCACCATGCTCGACGCGGACGCGCCCGCCTCGTACGGCGGCCGGCTGGACTCGCCGCGCCGGCTGGCTGCCCTGGCGCGCGAGCTGGCCGGCAACGACTGGCAGGAGCGCACCACGGAACCCGGTCTCGCCGGCCGGCTCGGCCACGCCGAGGACCGCAACGTCGAGCTGCTCGTACCCAGGGTCAGGACCGGGCGCCGAGCTCTGCGTAGGCCGGCTTGA
- a CDS encoding glutamate-5-semialdehyde dehydrogenase, which translates to MTDVSTIAGRSRAAAVELAPVTRAVKDEAMCLVADSLLEHLPGILAANAADVERAKEAGVTDTVVDRLTLDRARVAAIADAVRQVAGLPDPVGEVVRGSVLANGLELRQVRVPFGVVGIIYEGRPNVTVDAAALCLKSGNAALLRGSSSAYDTNRALVEALRAALEKANLPADAVQLLPAERSAVHDLMRARGLVDVLIPRGGAELIDTVVTESTVPVIETGVGNCHVYVDATADVEMAVRLAVNAKAQRPSVCNAAETLLVHEDVAAEFLPAALPALHDAGVTLHADDAVAPYAATAGVPVVPATDTDWDTEYLSYDLAVGIVPSLDQAVAHIRRHGSGHTEAIVTGSQPAARRFVAAVDSAAVMVNASTRFTDGEEFGFGAEIGISTQKLHARGPMGLSELTSTKWVVVGDGHIRE; encoded by the coding sequence ATGACTGACGTGTCCACCATTGCCGGGAGGTCCCGGGCGGCCGCCGTCGAGCTGGCGCCGGTGACCAGAGCGGTCAAGGACGAGGCGATGTGCCTCGTCGCGGACAGCCTGCTCGAACACCTCCCAGGCATCCTCGCGGCCAACGCCGCCGACGTCGAGCGGGCCAAGGAGGCCGGCGTCACCGACACCGTCGTCGACCGGCTCACCCTCGACCGCGCGCGGGTGGCGGCGATCGCCGACGCCGTACGGCAGGTCGCCGGCCTGCCCGACCCGGTCGGCGAGGTGGTGCGCGGCTCCGTGCTGGCGAACGGGCTCGAGCTGCGGCAGGTGCGGGTGCCGTTCGGCGTGGTCGGCATCATCTACGAGGGCCGGCCGAACGTCACGGTCGACGCCGCCGCGCTGTGCCTGAAGAGCGGCAACGCGGCGCTGTTGCGCGGCTCGTCGTCGGCGTACGACACCAACCGCGCGCTCGTCGAGGCGCTGCGCGCGGCGCTGGAGAAGGCCAACCTGCCCGCGGACGCGGTCCAGCTGCTGCCGGCGGAGCGCTCGGCCGTGCACGACCTGATGCGCGCCCGCGGCCTCGTCGACGTGCTGATCCCGCGCGGCGGCGCCGAGCTGATCGACACCGTGGTGACCGAGTCGACGGTGCCGGTGATCGAGACCGGCGTGGGCAACTGCCACGTGTACGTGGACGCCACCGCCGACGTCGAGATGGCCGTGCGGCTGGCCGTCAACGCGAAGGCGCAGCGGCCGAGCGTCTGCAACGCCGCGGAGACGCTGCTCGTGCACGAGGACGTCGCGGCGGAGTTCCTGCCGGCCGCGCTGCCGGCACTGCACGACGCGGGCGTGACGCTGCACGCGGACGACGCGGTCGCCCCGTACGCGGCAACGGCCGGCGTACCGGTCGTGCCAGCCACCGACACGGACTGGGACACCGAGTACCTCTCCTACGACCTCGCGGTGGGGATCGTGCCGTCGCTCGACCAGGCGGTGGCGCACATCCGCAGGCACGGCAGCGGCCACACGGAGGCGATCGTCACCGGCTCGCAGCCGGCGGCCAGGCGGTTCGTCGCCGCCGTGGACTCGGCGGCTGTGATGGTGAACGCGTCCACCCGCTTCACCGACGGTGAGGAGTTCGGCTTCGGCGCGGAGATCGGCATCTCCACGCAGAAGCTGCACGCCAGGGGACCGATGGGCCTGTCCGAGCTGACGTCCACCAAGTGGGTGGTCGTCGGCGACGGTCACATCCGCGAGTAG
- a CDS encoding nicotinate-nucleotide adenylyltransferase, with protein MEAATAKTGARRLGVMGGTFDPIHHGHLVAASEVAHQFDLDEVVFVPTGQPWQKSHVKVSPAEDRYLMAVIATASNPRFWVSRVDIDRPGPTYTIDTLRDIHAASPDASLYFITGADALGQILSWHSVEEMFELAHFVGCTRPGHRLDASHLPQGSVTLVEVPALAISSSEVRVRVGSGQPAWYLVPDGVVQYIAKRRLYRDGTAVHP; from the coding sequence ATGGAGGCAGCGACGGCAAAGACGGGCGCGCGCAGGTTGGGCGTCATGGGCGGCACCTTCGACCCCATCCACCACGGCCACCTGGTCGCGGCGAGTGAGGTCGCGCACCAGTTCGACCTGGACGAAGTCGTGTTCGTGCCCACCGGCCAGCCGTGGCAGAAGAGCCACGTCAAGGTGTCGCCGGCCGAGGACAGGTACCTGATGGCGGTGATCGCCACGGCGTCCAACCCGCGTTTCTGGGTGAGCCGGGTGGACATCGACCGGCCCGGTCCGACGTACACGATTGATACGCTGCGTGACATCCATGCTGCATCGCCGGATGCCAGCCTGTACTTCATCACCGGCGCGGACGCGCTCGGCCAGATACTCTCCTGGCATTCGGTAGAGGAGATGTTCGAACTGGCGCACTTCGTCGGCTGCACCCGGCCGGGCCACCGGCTGGACGCATCCCACTTGCCGCAGGGATCGGTCACCCTGGTAGAGGTACCGGCGTTGGCCATCTCGTCCAGCGAGGTGCGTGTCCGGGTCGGCAGTGGGCAGCCGGCCTGGTACCTCGTACCCGACGGCGTGGTGCAGTACATCGCCAAGCGCCGGCTGTACCGCGACGGCACGGCGGTGCACCCGTGA
- a CDS encoding integrase → MTSDAIGHHEDQGLTRAELLALPVTVDIGTAARALGLGRSTGYELARCGEFPCRVLRIRSSYRVPTADLLRVLGVDPGDAPDAREIA, encoded by the coding sequence ATGACGAGTGATGCCATCGGTCACCACGAAGATCAGGGACTCACGCGCGCTGAGTTGCTCGCGCTGCCAGTGACGGTCGACATCGGAACAGCCGCGCGAGCGCTCGGCCTCGGGCGCTCCACGGGCTACGAGCTTGCCCGGTGCGGCGAGTTCCCCTGCCGGGTACTACGTATCCGCAGCTCGTACCGGGTACCTACAGCTGATCTGCTTCGGGTACTCGGCGTGGACCCTGGTGACGCGCCGGACGCACGGGAGATCGCGTGA
- a CDS encoding cytochrome P450, with the protein MATLEHDPYPALDELRAAEPVSWLPALGGWLVTRHDLALQVMRDARTFTVDDPRFSTAQVVGPSMLSLDGREHTRHRKPFAQAFKPAEVRTRFTEFIEDETRRLVAELTPAGGAELRRGLAGPLSVAVVAEALGLDDVAAKTVLSWYDAIVAAVSEITAGRTPDAGGAAAVESLRASVEATVAGRRESSLLVAAASEDAGLRVPEVVSNAAVLMFGGIETTEGMIANAARHLLSHPHQVAAVRGDPALLAPAVEESLRLDPAAAMVDRYATRDVELGGASIGAGDLVTVSITGANRDPAVFADPDAFVVGRENLRQHLAFAHGPHFCLGMDLARLETQIALRTLLDRFPHLRLAPDSPAASYGLVFRKPVAVHVRWDG; encoded by the coding sequence CTGGCCACTCTCGAACATGACCCGTATCCCGCACTCGACGAGCTGCGCGCGGCGGAGCCCGTGTCGTGGCTGCCCGCGCTCGGCGGCTGGCTGGTGACCAGGCACGACCTGGCACTGCAGGTGATGCGGGACGCCCGCACGTTCACCGTCGACGACCCGCGGTTCTCCACCGCGCAGGTGGTCGGCCCGAGCATGCTCTCGCTGGACGGCAGGGAGCACACCAGGCACCGCAAGCCGTTCGCCCAAGCCTTCAAGCCCGCCGAGGTACGTACGAGGTTCACCGAGTTCATCGAGGACGAGACGCGGCGGCTGGTGGCCGAGCTGACCCCGGCCGGCGGCGCCGAGCTGCGCCGCGGCCTCGCCGGGCCGCTGTCGGTGGCCGTGGTCGCCGAGGCGCTCGGCCTCGACGACGTGGCCGCGAAGACCGTGCTGTCGTGGTACGACGCGATCGTCGCGGCGGTCTCCGAGATCACCGCGGGGCGCACGCCGGACGCCGGTGGCGCGGCGGCGGTGGAGAGCCTGCGCGCGAGCGTCGAGGCCACCGTCGCCGGGCGCCGGGAGTCTTCGCTGCTCGTCGCGGCCGCCAGCGAGGACGCCGGGCTGCGCGTGCCCGAGGTCGTGTCGAACGCGGCCGTGCTGATGTTCGGCGGCATCGAGACCACCGAGGGGATGATCGCCAACGCGGCGCGGCACCTGCTCTCGCACCCCCACCAGGTCGCCGCCGTACGCGGCGACCCTGCGCTGCTTGCGCCGGCCGTGGAGGAGTCGCTGCGCCTCGACCCGGCCGCCGCGATGGTCGACAGGTACGCCACCAGGGACGTGGAGCTGGGTGGCGCGTCGATCGGCGCCGGCGACCTGGTGACCGTCTCGATCACCGGCGCCAACCGCGACCCCGCGGTCTTCGCTGACCCGGACGCGTTCGTCGTCGGCCGGGAGAACCTGCGGCAGCACCTGGCGTTCGCGCACGGCCCGCACTTCTGCCTCGGCATGGACCTGGCCAGGCTGGAGACGCAGATCGCGCTGCGTACCCTGCTCGACCGGTTCCCGCACCTGCGGCTGGCACCGGACTCCCCCGCCGCGTCGTACGGGCTGGTGTTCCGCAAGCCGGTCGCCGTGCACGTCCGCTGGGACGGCTAG
- a CDS encoding septal ring lytic transglycosylase RlpA family protein, with amino-acid sequence MPFLALALTGLATFGAAAVGTAQAATADHSVSTHAAAPAKVLSDPSAAPEIEARAHGPSTRDLARSELERRKADAPKRAGLASLPSQHDDEYGSRPVVDSGECEASYYNTGSVTANGESFDPSELTAAHKTLPFNTMVRVINKANNESVVVRINDRGPYIAGRCLDLTPPGMEEIAGPGVGTADVRYEVLGKE; translated from the coding sequence CTGCCGTTCCTCGCCCTCGCCCTGACCGGCCTCGCGACCTTCGGCGCCGCGGCGGTCGGCACCGCCCAGGCGGCGACCGCGGACCACTCGGTCAGCACGCACGCCGCCGCCCCGGCGAAGGTGCTCAGCGACCCCAGCGCGGCACCGGAGATCGAGGCGCGCGCACACGGCCCGTCCACCAGGGACCTGGCCAGGTCGGAGCTCGAACGCCGCAAGGCGGACGCACCGAAGCGGGCCGGCCTCGCGTCGCTGCCTTCGCAGCACGACGACGAGTACGGCAGCCGGCCGGTGGTCGACAGCGGTGAGTGCGAGGCGTCGTACTACAACACCGGCAGTGTGACGGCGAACGGCGAGTCGTTCGACCCGAGCGAGCTGACCGCGGCGCACAAGACGCTGCCGTTCAACACCATGGTGCGGGTGATCAACAAGGCGAACAACGAGTCGGTCGTGGTGCGGATCAACGACCGCGGCCCGTACATCGCCGGCCGCTGCCTGGACCTCACCCCGCCGGGCATGGAGGAGATCGCCGGTCCCGGCGTGGGCACCGCCGACGTGCGCTACGAGGTGCTCGGCAAGGAGTAG
- a CDS encoding histidine phosphatase family protein, giving the protein MSGARRVVLWRHGQTQWNLEKRFQGGTDIPLTETGMAEAKAAAARLATLQPAVIVASDLVRATATADALVEATGRSCAYDPRLRERFGGSWEGLTQAEIRDAYPAAWEQWQPADGEHEAEVGERVAAAIGDVVADLPAGELAVVVSHGGAIRAGIGRVLGLQQPLWRCFGPLSNCAWSVLGESAAGWRLLEHNAGTLPEPALSDDR; this is encoded by the coding sequence GTGTCCGGGGCCCGCCGGGTCGTGCTGTGGCGGCACGGCCAGACGCAGTGGAACCTGGAGAAGCGCTTCCAGGGCGGCACCGACATCCCGTTGACCGAGACCGGCATGGCCGAGGCGAAGGCGGCCGCCGCGCGGCTCGCGACGCTGCAGCCCGCGGTGATCGTCGCGTCCGACCTGGTGCGTGCCACGGCCACCGCGGACGCGCTCGTGGAGGCGACCGGCCGGTCCTGTGCGTACGACCCGCGGCTGCGGGAGCGGTTCGGCGGCTCGTGGGAGGGCCTCACCCAGGCGGAGATCAGGGACGCGTACCCGGCGGCCTGGGAGCAGTGGCAGCCGGCCGACGGTGAGCACGAGGCCGAGGTCGGTGAGCGGGTCGCCGCGGCCATCGGCGACGTGGTGGCCGACCTGCCGGCCGGTGAGCTCGCGGTCGTGGTGAGCCACGGTGGCGCCATCCGCGCGGGGATCGGCCGGGTGCTCGGGCTGCAGCAACCGTTGTGGCGGTGCTTCGGCCCGCTGTCGAACTGCGCCTGGTCGGTGCTCGGCGAGTCGGCCGCCGGCTGGCGGCTGCTCGAGCACAACGCCGGCACCCTCCCCGAGCCGGCGCTGTCCGACGACCGGTAG
- the rsfS gene encoding ribosome silencing factor — protein sequence MTATTQAIELATAAAAAASDKLAEQVVAFDVSDQLYIADIFLLCSASNDRQVRAIVDAVEERLRLDGVKPQRREGEPERRWVLLDFGDLVVHVQMDEERDYYDLERLWADCPVVPLPEEAQGRHRHAAGGR from the coding sequence TTGACAGCAACCACACAGGCCATCGAACTGGCCACCGCCGCGGCCGCCGCGGCTTCCGACAAGCTCGCCGAGCAGGTGGTGGCGTTCGACGTCAGCGATCAGCTCTATATCGCGGACATCTTCTTGCTGTGTTCCGCCAGCAACGACCGGCAGGTCCGGGCGATCGTCGACGCCGTCGAGGAGCGGTTGCGCCTGGACGGCGTGAAGCCGCAGCGCCGCGAGGGCGAGCCGGAGCGGCGCTGGGTGCTGCTCGACTTCGGTGACCTGGTGGTGCACGTCCAGATGGACGAGGAACGCGACTACTACGACCTGGAACGGCTGTGGGCGGACTGCCCCGTCGTGCCGTTGCCCGAGGAGGCGCAGGGCCGGCACCGGCACGCCGCCGGCGGACGCTGA